TCTTCGCTGGAATTCCCTTGACTTCGATATTGTTGAGCCTTGATCTTTGGTCTCTATCAGCCATGTCGGATTTTATGACAGCAAGCTCCTCAGATGTCATGTCCAGTGCCGTCTTCAAAGCCTGGATCTCCGATACTTTAATTTCCAAGTCAGTAATTTTTTTATCCTGCTCAATCAAACCCTCATGGCTGAATTCGCAAGAGCTTTGCAATTCACCGATCTGGACCTTAATATTTTTCACTTCCTGAACCAAAGACGGAAGATCTACAAGCTGCCGCTTGATGTCACGTATTTCCAATAGAATAGCACTAAGTGAATCCTTCACTGCATCACTGTCGGAGGAAGCCGTAGGATTAGATTTCACAGCATTGTCCAAGCCAGACGCACGAGCAGGTCTAGGTGCAGGAGTAGACACACCACAGTTAGAGACAGGACTAATCTTGCACTGCCCACATCTCCACTGAGAGCGGCGATCTGGTCCCAGCTTTCGGTAGTTACCCTCTGTGATAGGGGCACAGCAGAACCCAAAATTTTTGCTACATCCTCCACAAGTAACACCATCATTAAATGCTTGATTGCAGGTTGAACACGTCGGCATTTTACAAACACTTGCACAAAATCCGATGGATAACggaaaacaaataaactattatAATGTAGTCAGAGGTTGACAATCTCTGCAAAACTGCCCAAGCAACGTACACGTTCGGTCTTATCGAGTGCACAACGGAGACTGTACTGTAATTTACTTGAAATAAAGGCAAGTCGTGGTTCTATGTTGTTATCTTCCAAACGCCAATATGCAACTGCGCACATAGCCTTTGTAGATGCGTCACATAATAGATGTAGCTGTAGGTTTCTATAGTAGTTAGTGTTATCATTGCAGGGAACGGCGGGTGTGGCGACGGTGAGCGCGGAGGTTGCGATGTTGGTGTGTGTAAGAGTGGCGGGAGCAGCTGCAGGGGCGACGAGGACTGCCGCGGGGGCAGCGCAGGTAAGGGCAGCCGCGGGAGCGGCGCAGGCGCGCGCAGTGGCAGCGCGAGCGTCCGCAGGAGCGGCTAGGGCAGCCGCGGgggcggcgcaggcgcgcgCATGGGCAGCGCGAGCGTCCGCAGGGGCGGCCAGAGCAGCCGCGGGGGCGGCCAGGGCAGCCGCGGGGGCGGCACAGGCAAGGGCAGCCGCGGGAGCGGCGCAGGTGCGCGCAGGGGCAGCGCGACCAGCCGCAGGGGCGGCCAGGGCAGCCGCAGGGGCGGCGCAGACAAGGGCAGCCGCGGGAGCGGCGCAGGTGCGCGGAGGGGCAGCGCGACCAGCCGCAGGGGCGGCCAGTGCAGCCGCAGGGGCGGCGCAGACAAGGGCAGCCGCAGGGGCGGCGCAGACAAGGGCACCCGCAGgggcggcgcaggcgcgcgCAGGGACAGCGCGAGCGTCCGCAGGGGCGGCGCAGACAAGGGCAGCCGCGGGGGCGGTGCAGGCGCGCGCAGGGGCAGCGCGAGCGTCCGCAGGGGCGGCGCAGACAAGGGCAGCCGCGGgggcggcgcaggcgcgcgCAGGGGCAGCGCGAGCGTCCGCAGGGGCGGCGCAGACAAGGGCAGCCGCGGgggcggcgcaggcgcgcgCAGGGGCACCGCGAGCGTCCGCAGGGGCGGCGCAGACAAGGGCAGCCGCGGgggcggcgcaggcgcgcgCAGAGGCAGCGCAGACAAGGGCAGCCGCAGGGGCGGCGCAGGGGCAGCGCGACCAGCCGCAGGGGCGGCCAGGGTAGCCGCAGTGGCAGCGCAGGCGGGGCTGTCTTCTTTTTCACTCGGCGTCCGGTGCACTCGCCCTTGATAATAGCGTGGCAGGCGTATCAAATGAATGCTTTTCAATTGTTCCAGCCAGCTGATCCACTTGTCATAGATATTGTTAGGTACTACCTCGTCCCAATCAAGTTTGCATTTCCATGTTTGTTGCAATATTATCTTGCCTCGTATAGTAAAGGGCGACAGGAAACCGTAGACATCAAAAATGGACATAATGACTTGCAGTATTTCTCTTTTAGTAGGTTTCTTTTCTCCATTTATCAgacaagtaggtattttcttAAATGAGACGTCAAATCCGAGCATATCCTCGTTAGGGAACCATAGTAAACCAAGTGTGCGTTCACTCTCATCATTAGGGCCCATTTTGAATTTAAGTGCAGTAGTTGCTAGCAACTAAATCACTAGTGATTCTTTTGGTAAACTTTGAAGTACATTTTCACTGTTGCTTATCCAGTTTCTTAATTCAAATCCTCCTTGACTGTGGATGTATGATATACATGTACTTGTTTTATTGCCATTTCTTCATCGGGTAAACTTTGAATGTAGTCATCACAATAATGCTGTTTACATATAGCTTGAACTGCTTGTGGCATAGTAGTTTGGAATCGTAGTGCATTCTTATTTTTCACAAATTGGGCAATAAATGGTGAACAGTTAGCTCCAAatattaatgacgtcattgtaatgtctttatttgcttttcagGTGACTTAGAATTATCTTTCTTTTCAGGTAAGTCTTTCCATAGAAAGCATCTTGGTCTTCTGGTATTAGTTTGACGCGTAGAAACATGTCTTTAATATCTGCAGCTACAGCTATTTTGTACTCACGGAACCGTAGCATGATACCATACAGAGACATAAGTAAATCTGGGCCTGTCAGTAGAAAGTCATTTAGGGACAAGCCAGATGACTTCGCAGCGGCATCAAATACTAATCTTAATTTTTTCTTATTCGGGTTATCTACCCCAAAGTGGGGTAGGTACCAGGTTTTAGATGTCCTTTCAGTGTTCTTTACCTCCTTGGCATAATCATTTTTCAGAAGATGTTGAAATCTCTCATTATACCGCTCTGCATATCCATCATCGGCTTTGATTTTTCTTTCCACACCTTTTAATCTCATTGCAGCAGTAGGATAGGAATCAGGTAGTTTGCAGTTAGGGTCTTTCCATGGGAGACCGACGTGCCAGCGTCCATCTATTAATTGTGAAGTCTTCTCTAGGTATTCTATTGCTCGTACATCATTTGAATTCTGTCTCGGTTTGTCGAAGACGCCCAAGGAGTCCAAGGTAAAAGAATGTCTTACATCTTCAGCAATCTCGCGTAGAATTTGTTCTTTCTCTAGGTGCTGATCGTCCACCAAGAGGAGAGTGGAACCAGCAATGGCAGCCTGGTCTGGCGCTCGAATAGGGCCGTGAACGCACCAGCCTAGCGGTGTACGCGTGACATAAGGTTCgctttgtttaccttttaatatTTGTAAAGGCATAATAAGGTCGTAATTGTCCTGCCCGATAAGTATTTCGGGTTTATCACCATCGACACACAAATGGTCCATAATATTGTTCACATAATCACAGTTCAAATGATTCACCAATGAAAGATTTTGCACTGGTAGGTTCAGTTCGTTAGCAGTGCGCGCCCGTAATGTAAACATACCTCCGTCCTTGTTTGACACATTAAAGTTCACCATCTCACTTTCACACACAATGTTGTCCCATGCTCCACTCACGCGTAATGTTTGCTTGATACCACGTATCCCCACTCTCGAGGCAAGGGAACTACTTATTAGTGACACAGTAGAACCATCATCCAGTAGCGCAACTGCATTTATGATTCCGTTAGGTCCATGTATTTTTAATGACACAGTTTTTAATATCACTTTGCAATCGTTTGTTTTAACGCACGTTACAGTTTCGGTTTGCGGGTTCACGGGGTTTGTCACTATCACATTGGATTGGTGATTATCACTGGTAGGGAAGTGTAGAAGGCGATGTTGAGGTTGTCCACAATTGTCTATATCACACGGGGACGCGGGGCACTTATAGCGATTATGTGTCGACACTAAGCACTTAAAACATACACGATTACGTTTTACGATAACCCATCTATTTTTTCGTAGTGCtcttttaaactttttacaGTCAAATAGTTTGTGTACCGATTGTTTACAAAACCGACACTTAACACTTTCGTTACGTTCGTCACTACTGTCTTGTTGCACTAGCAATGTTTGGTGTATATTGTGCGGCCGGCTATAGTCATTATGTTTCCGTAAATGTTTGTAGGTATTATCACTTTGAGATGGAATAACGAGTAAATTCACAGCTGTTTTAGATATCTTCGTCGCTTCGGCAGTTAAAAATTCAGATAGTAGAACGAACTTCGGCTTTTCTTCGTATATGTAAGGGAAACTAAAGTCGGCCCACtttgaaataaaaacagatGGCATCTTGTTCAAGATAAAGGACACGACATTCATCGCTCGTAGGTATTCAACTTGGCCGATAGCTTGTACGGCAGCGAcgtaattttgtacttttacgGCGAACGACACTATTTGTTTGTGATAGTCGGGCGACAGCGGCGGCAACTTGTTTATGTCTTGTATGATTTTTGTAAGTATGACGTCGGGGTTTCCAAACTGTAGTTGAAGTGTAGACATAATAGTAGCAGACGACGTGGCGCTAATTAGCAGTGCGGCGATAGCGTCTTTGGCAGGACCTTGTAGGCACTTTCGTAGCCtccataagttttatttttcagtaaAATTGCACAACTGTGAGGATTCTTGAAATGCTTGCTTGAAATAAAGCCACTCAAGCGGGTCACCGTAGAAGACAGGTAAGTCTCGTGGTGTAGATAAGCGACTTAACATTTGTGCATTCGATCCTATTGCAGTAGCGGTGGTCAATTCTTTAATAGCGTTAGCCAGCATGTGAACTGTCCCATAGTTGGTGCCGtcgtcggcggcggcggcggccgagtgtttcggcgcgggcggcggcggcggcagtggcggcggcggcggcttcGTCGTGCCCGTGTTGTGAACATGCTCGGGGGCAGACGGCGGCCATTGTTCGCGTTCCAGTTCGGCGTGACTGCGATTTAACCACTGTACTACTTGAATTTTTGTGCAATTTTGTTCCTCTCTTTCATCTTGTTGTGAACTGTATACTGATTCATTTTCTAGGTCGGCTAAttgtgtatgggacatacctaatagtctaccatttatggtcagtcacatctctagcgcgagcaagccaacgcgtctcaatgtttggatcttgtaattaaattaatatcctaagtaatacagttcattcaattgtttgtgtggggttttattgaaattaccagcgctccctacataaTGGTCCTTCGTCGTCGTTGCAAGGTCCAAGTTTGAGCAGCTTTCCGCGTCGCGAGTGTGGCTCACAAAATTTTCATCCGCCATTAAAATTCTCTACGTGAGAAATGTGTCTTTATTGACAAAATCGTGGACTGTTAAGTCGcgtttaagtaatttttattacaaataagtgCAGTGGTTGCTCGATGATGCTATAATCGTCTTAATAAACTCTGTCACGTCGTCGCTGTTaagtgatattttaaattttaaatctcTACGTGAGAAAACAAGCGTGAACTGTTAAGTTGCGTTTGCCAATTAGTGCAATGAACGTTGCTGTTAAGTGACTTTAAAGTTCATAAAAGtgcatttaattaataattcaaaacaatttatttgtttatcttcCATTTTTCATGGTTGTGGTGCGATGCTATAATCGCACGAACGGAGAACTTTGTCGTGAACTTTGTGTACAAACCAATTTTTCATGCAAAGGATGCTGCTATAAGTGTCAATTTAATCTTcgtgtaatatttaatttcgtCTTCATGTTCAAGACTAAAAAGTGCGgactgaaaacaattaaaataaataattaaattctcgAACTTCGAGTTGTTGCCGAGAGTGTGAACGCGCCTGAACGCATCGTGGTGCACCATAGACACAATATTGACATCGACGCCCGCGCTCACCGCGCAGCTCCGCGTGTGCGCGTCGCACCCCGCAGATGTTAGAGGGGGACTGGGGGACGAACGCGGAAGCAGCCAACGCCCAGTTGACGCCATCTTGTCATTCTTGTTATCATCACTGATAGCGTGAAATTCGTTCACAacgcatatttttatttttcaatttaaagcTGTTTTACAGTgttgttttatataaatatttttaatttaactcaCAACCATGGAGTTAAACAAATTGATCGCCGCCCGAGGCGTTGCTAAAGCAACAATTACGAGGCTTTTTAATCTCTGCCAAGATGGGATGGCTCTGGAAAAATTGAAACCCAGTGAGTGCGAAGTTAGAAAAAAGAGGCTTATCCAGGTATTTCAGGAGTACTGTGACACTAATCTGAACATTTCAGTTTTAGACCAGAGTAGCGCAGAGGACATCGCCAAGTACGAAGAGCTGTACTTGTCAACGCTGGCTATATTTGAAGAGGCCTTACTACCTCAGGCTTCAGGTAAATGCATGAGCATGGTCTCCGGCGCTGCATGCGAGGATGGAATTACTGGAATGCACCGATTACCACCCATcaacataaataaatttagcGGAGAGGTATGTAATTACCAAAACTTTATAAGCCTTTttaaaagtattattgattcaAATGCAAAACTGTCGCCATGCGACaaactatattatttaaagtCCTTCTTGGAAGGTGAAGCTGCGGGTTTGATTATGCATCTTAGCCTCAAAGCTGAAAATTATACAGTTGCACTGCAACTTTTAGAAGAAAGATttgacaacaaaaataaaatcatcaacACTCACATTAACTCACTGCTAGACATACAAGTTATGACAAGGTGTACGGCTTCTGCATTAAGGGAAATTGTTTCTAAAACAAGACAACATCTGGGAGCTTTACAAAACATGGACGTGCCTACTAACCATTGGGATTTGATAATAATATGCATTTTGCAACGCAAAATTGACCCATACAGCCTGAGATGCTTTCATCTGGAGTTAAAAGAAGAATTGCCTGATTTAAAATCCTTTCTTAAATTTTTAGAACAACGAGCAGCAGCACTTGAGACTGTGGCAAACAGCGGCCAAGGTCATGGGAGTGGTGCAGTGAACAGCAGCCGCGGAGCGAGCCTGGTAGCCATCACAAACACACAACGAACACCACCTAGTAACTGCAGGTTCTGTAATGCAAGGTACCACAAACTACATATGTGTGAAAGGTTCAAACTGGCCTCGCTATCTGACCGTGTACAATTTGTAACAACGAATAAGCTGTGTCAACTTTGTTTAAACAAGCATCCTAACAAGTGcaaattcatttttaaatgCTCATTTTGTAAGGAAAAACACAACAGTTTACTACATCAGGATAATCCAGAAAAAGTTATCAAGCAGGTAGCACTTTCCATAAATAAATGTGATGATGTTTTGTTGCCAACTATTAAAGTCAAATTAATTGATAAAAATGGCCACGAATTTTATGTATAGGCGCTTTGTGACTCTGGTAGTCAACTTTCATTTGTATTATCTGACTTGACAGATAAAATTAATTGCAATTTAACTGATGAGCATATGTCCATCAGTGGGATTTgtgatgataaaaataaaataaaccaaaaagcgtcgtttcaaatttattcaattaataataatagcaaGTTGGATATATCTTGTTGTGTCGTGCCAAAAATAACCTGTGACTTACCACAGTTTAAAATTGATGCAAACAGCATTAATATGCCCTCTCATATTAAATTAGCAGACCCAGACTTTTATAAGTGTGACAAAATAAGCCTACTGTTGGGTTGTGATTTGTTCTTTCAAATCCTATTGCGTGACAAGCTTCCGCTTACTGCTGGATTGTGTTTGCATAATACACTCTTCGGCTATGTTGTGGCTGGCAAGGTGACGGAGAGCAGTGCTTCTTCTTTGTGCAGCAATacagtaagtataaataatgatGAACAGGTAATTCAATCTAAAATTGAAAATGACAGTTTAGAcagtttagaaataaatatgcAGAATTTTTGGAAATGTGAACAAGTCTCTGAGATCTACAAGGAAGCTGCTTCAGACCAAGAATTAGCTGAATCGATTTTCACCGAGTCTATGGTGCTAGAGGATGGTAGATTTCAGGTGGACTTGCCATTGAAGCAAAATTTAGACCAATTGAAGCTAGGAGATTCACTTTCTCGTGCTATTCAGCGTTTTCATAACCTTGAAAAAAGATTTGCTAAGGATCCTGTTCTCTTTCAAAAGTACAAGGCTTTCATTGAAGAATATTTGTCTTTAGGTCATGCAGAATATGTCGACATTGAAATATATGATTTAGAGAGTGGTCAAATTTATTTCTTACCCCATCACCCCGTTATGAATGAAAATAGTAGTACAACTAAGCTAAGGGTTGTATTTGATGGTTCGATGTTCACCAATTTGGGGATTTCATTAAATGATGTTTTATTGAACGGTCCATGCGTTCAAAATGAGTtgtttaacattctaattttGTTTAGATTGCACAAGTATGTTTTTGTCACTGACATACAAAAAATGTTTAGACAAGTGAAGCTTAACAAAGCTCAGCTCACTTCGCCGTACGTTCTCACTCAGTTAACACTCCAGACTCGAAGCTCCTCTGTTTTTAATTCATAAACCGTGCTAAAAATTGGTGTTTTGACTGCAAACTTATATCAGTGTGTGGACGAAAGTGCAAGCTATCATATAGTGCTTACTGAACCAGAAACCATACACAGTATAGTGAGTAAACAccaattttaattcaaattcatcaAGTTAACGACCGCGACCCTGACCTACGACAACCCGCAGTGCACGCGCATCGTTGAGTCATAGTGCAAGTGTCAATGAACTCAGGTCGCCGGCGCCGCCCTGTCTCGTGTGTCCGGTAAAACGCCTGCCAAAAAAAGGAGGCAATTATACATCTCTGCGCACAAGCACACCCGAAGAGTTTTATTGAGCAGGCGTCGTGACCACTCCTCAGAGGTGCACTGCTACAGGCGTCgaatcaaataattaaaaaatatattatacaatgcCTGCTTCACCAAAGGTCTGTGCGGGCTGCCCGCaccttataaataataatgaatttatGAGATGTTCCGTTTGCGCTAGTTATTATGATCTACTGTGCGCCGCAATTAGTGTCTCAGATTTTAAAAAGATGCCCCGCTTTGAGAAGGGCGTATGGGTATGTGATTTTTGCAAGAGTAAACGagcaaaaaataaacattcggAAACCCCAGTTCATAATAAGCTGAGTGGTAATAGCGCTGCAGTTGGGCCGTCGGATCAAGATAATGCTAATATAACTATGCGGTCCAGGAAGCTCACTTTAACTACTTCTCCACTCACACTAAGTACTTCTTCATCGGATATCATGTCCCCCGAGAGCACTAACGATGAGAAACTAAGCAAACTGGTTAGATCTGAGATTACCAAGGCCATAAAAAAGGAGCTTCCCACTATCTTAAAGGCGGCTCTATCAGAGCAACTGAAACCCATCGACGAAAAAATCACCGAATTGTCAACCTTTGTGGAGTTTGCTAGTAAGCAGTATGATGAGATGAAATTGCTACTTGATGCACGCGAGAGCGAAATAAAGCAACTGAAGTCCTCAAACGAGCTTCTGGGTTCGAAGGTTAAGGATTTGTGTAATAGAATTACAGCAATGGAACAGCACTCTCGAGAATCGAATATTGAAATCAGCGGAATTCCAGAGTTTAGATCAGAAAACTTGCCACAAATCATTTCGCGAATTAGCGAAGTGGTATCACATCAAGTAAGGGATGAAACCTTGCTTACCTGCTTTCGAGTTGCAAAAATGGACAGTAATAGCACCCGCCCTCGCACCGTTATTGCGCGATTCAGCAGTCCTAGAAATCGGGACTCATTTCTGGCAGCAGTACAACGCTACAATAAAGGCATTAAAAATGTAGAGGAAGAGCTTAATACGAGCACTGTAGGTATTGGAGGGACTAAACTACAAATATTTGTGTCAGAGCACCTTTGTCCCGAAAAAAAAGCCTTACATGCGGCTGCCAGAACAAAGAAAAAAGCCCTGGATTTTGCGTATGTGTGGGTCAGAAACGGAAGGGTATATATGAGGAAAGATGACAGATCTCAAGCAATCCTCATTAAAAGCCACGATAGTCTTAATCGCCTGGAATCCAACGAGAAGTCATCACAGATGACCACATAATTTTGAACTTCACTTTGCCCTATCTGTAAAAATCCTGTAGTCGTGTGATGGCGTCATACTATATTTAACAATGCTCCGTATGTATTATCAGAATCTCGGTGAAATGAAgacaaaaacaaatgaaatttataaaaatattcttcagaACGATTATGATGTGATATTTTTCACTGAGACATggctgaatacggatatttcaAGTAGCGAGTTCATCGACACTAAGTACCAGGTCTATCGGCGTGACAGGGATAAGAAGTTTACTGGAAAATTAGAGGGAGGTGGAGTACTAGTTGCTGTAAGGAATAACATTAAGTCTCTACGAATGACTGACTGGGAAGGAGAGTCCGAGCACATATGGGTAGTGATTGAAGTTTTAATTGATAGAAAACCGGCACGTGTTGCATTATGCTGTGTGTATCTACCTCCGCCTGTTAAGAACCGTACTCTGAGGCTTTTCTTGGAGGGAGTTAGTGATGTTCAACTTGTAATTGACAGTTTGATTATTATTGGTGACTTTAACTTGCCATTTATATCTTGGTCTTTAGATGAAAGTGATAGTGTTATTGCTGAAAACTATGAAGAGACTCTTGGTTACACGTTAATGGATTTCATTGCTCTTTCCGGTCTAAATCAGTTTAGTGTCATCAAAAATGTGCAGGATAGAACATTGGATCTAGTTCTGAGTAATTTGCCTTGTCATGTGTCTGTAGCTAACGTACTTCTGAGTAAAATAGACCCTAAACATCCTCAACTTGAGGTGCTTGTGAAAACCGCTGAACTTAAACCTTTAAAACCCATTCCTAGAAttgttaataatttttataaggCAGACTATTGTAATATAATCTTAGGTTTGAATAAGATTATTTGGTCGGATATATTTGTTGATTGCAGGACTGTTGATGAAATGGTTGCACAATTTTACACGGTTTTGAATAAGATTATTAGGGATCATGTTCCTATTCGTAAATTGCAAACGCATAAAAGTCCAGTTTGGTTTACTAGAGATTTGATGAAATTACTTAAAGAAAAGGAGAAATTAAGACTCAGATATAAAAAGTACGGTAATCCTCGTGATCGATTAGAATTTCAATTACTCAGATCAAGGGctgacaaattatttaattcatgtTACAACTCGTACATAAATAATGTTGAGGGCAATTTAAAGAGTAATCCCAAATCATTCTGGAGGTACGTACATGACAAAAGAGACGGTGATTCCAATCTGCCTTCGGTAATGACAAATGGTGTTACCACGGCTAACACCGGAGACAGTATGGCCAATCTTTTTGCCAGTCAGTTTAAATCCACTTTCTGTGATGCGGACTCAGTATCGGCCACTGCTGCTTCCGGTGTATCAGGTATCACATCTACTGCTGCTTGTCCTCTCTCCCGAGTCGTTCTTAATGAGCGCGCTATCTTACAGAAAATGCGGAAAATGGATCATAACAAGGGAGCAGGGCCTGATGGAATCCCACCGCTCTTTGTCAAGCGCTGCGCCTCTGCGTTGACATATCCTCTTAAGGAAATTTTTAACAAGTCTCTCGAAACTGGAATATTCCCCGCAGAATGGAAAAAAGCCCGTATAGTGCCTGTTTACAAAAAAGGTAAAGAGAATATAGTCAGTAACTACAGACCAATTTCCATACTCTCGACGTTTTCAAAACTCTTCGAATCACTTGTCTGCCCTGTAATCACAGGTCACACAGATCATTTGCTTACAGATAAACAACACGGATTCAGGAAGGGGCGATCAGTTGTCACAAATTTAGCTTCATACACAACATCCATTATTTCAGGTATTGATGGAAGAAAGCAAATAGATTCCGTCTATACTGATTTTAGTTCAGCGTTTGATAAAGTTAGTCACCGCGTACTATTGGATAAACTTACTGCGCAGTACGGGATTTGTGGTGTATTTCACGATTGGCTCAGATCATATCTTTCAGATCGTAGTCAAACTGTGGTCATTAGCGGATATGCATCCCAGCCGTATACCGCCACATCAGGCGTACCTCAAGGATCGCATCTCGGGCCAATTTTGTTTGTCTTGTTTGTAAATGACATCGTTCAGTGCATTAAATATAGTCGTTGCTCATTGTACGCAGATGATATGAAGATATACAACGAGATAACCTGTGACTCAGATGTCCAAAAATTACAGGACGACATAAATAGTGTGTCGGGGTGGTGTCGATCTAACGGGATGGTACTTAATGTAGACAAGTGTCAGTATATTACATTTACTAAGAAGAGAAAACCTCTATCTTCAAACTATACTATAGACGGGAGTCCAATCGCGCGGGTGACGCAGGTGCGCGATTTGGGTATCATCCTTGATAATGAGATGACTTTTGTTCCTCATTATGACTATATTATAGGTAGAGCTGCTAAAATGTTATGTTTTCTGAAACGAACAACCAAAGATTTTAAAATGATCGGATCCAGAATTGTCCTATTTTATGCTCTCGTACGTAGTATCCTGGAGTTCGGCTGTCAGGTCTGGAATCCTGTCTACCAAACACACTCAGACCGTATTGAGTCCATCCAAAGATCTTTTACTCGGCACCTCGGATACAGGTCTCCAGGTATAAGCCATCGACAATCATATGACGCTCGCTTAACCTATTTTAAGATGAAGAGACTGAGTGATAGACGGAAAACTTTAGATCTGACTTTCCTTCATAATCTTGTGAATGGTAAGGCTATCAGCGAGGATATAATGTCACTGGTTGGTCTCTCGGTGCCTCGTCGCGCTGGTGGTCGTCGGGAGCATACGGACACATTCAGGGTGCCGTGGTGTAGGACTAATCTTGCCAGTAAACATTTTCTCCCAAGACTGCTCAGAACGTATAACCAATGTTGGAAGGAGTATGATCTTGACATATTTCATAACAGTTTGCCTAAATTCAAGAAACTTATTGTGCAATCATCTAGTCATGACCGTTAGtttaacagttattttttttcttgtacctattcttctttttttttgttgttgtagtgttgcctggctgtaactattcataccttttgttattccgttaattttttattattttttttttaaacaaattctacataagtatatgttaattacataagttgtgcacgtctgtaattggtgcaaacactagtactagccttaagaaagttttattaattgttgtgtgtttgtactgttgatgtgcctaataaataaataaaaaaataaaaataaataattacaaaatattttatggagGGATTCGCCTCAAGAAGGCTTGAAATGTATACAATTACAAACCGTAACCTACGGCTTGAAAAGCTCCACATTTTTGGCAACAAGGTGTTTGGTAGAATTGGCTCACAGATATAAGGATTTGTATCCATTAGGGGCATCTATcttaataaacaatacatacatTGATGATGCCAATGTAGGTAGCAATGACATTGATTCATTAATTGAGATGAAAAAACAATTGATAGAATTGTTGAAACTTGGAGGATTTACACTTCATAAGTGGAGTTCAAATGACAAAAAAGTATTAAATGACATTCCTTCAGAATCAAAACAATTTACTGAGATTGATTTGTGTAAAGATGAAAACCAGTGTGTCAAAACAT
This sequence is a window from Pectinophora gossypiella unplaced genomic scaffold, ilPecGoss1.1 Pgos_41, whole genome shotgun sequence. Protein-coding genes within it:
- the LOC126381263 gene encoding uncharacterized protein LOC126381263; translation: MGPNDESERTLGLLWFPNEDMLGFDVSFKKIPTCLINGEKKPTKREILQVIMSIFDVYGFLSPFTIRGKIILQQTWKCKLDWDEVVPNNIYDKWISWLEQLKSIHLIRLPRYYQGRVHRTPSEKEDSPACAATAATLAAPAAGRAAPAPPLRLPLSALPLRAPAPPPRLPLSAPPLRTLAVPLRAPAPPPRLPLSAPPLRTLALPLRAPAPPPRLPLSAPPLRTLALPLRAPAPPPRLPLSAPPLRTLALSLRAPAPPLRVPLSAPPLRLPLSAPPLRLHWPPLRLVALPLRAPAPLPRLPLSAPPLRLPWPPLRLVALPLRAPAPLPRLPLPVPPPRLPWPPPRLLWPPLRTLALPMRAPAPPPRLP
- the LOC126381264 gene encoding uncharacterized protein LOC126381264 isoform X2, coding for MELNKLIAARGVAKATITRLFNLCQDGMALEKLKPILDQSSAEDIAKYEELYLSTLAIFEEALLPQASGKCMSMVSGAACEDGITGMHRLPPININKFSGENNEQQHLRLWQTAAKVMGVVQ
- the LOC126381264 gene encoding uncharacterized protein LOC126381264 isoform X1; the encoded protein is MELNKLIAARGVAKATITRLFNLCQDGMALEKLKPSECEVRKKRLIQVFQEYCDTNLNISVLDQSSAEDIAKYEELYLSTLAIFEEALLPQASGKCMSMVSGAACEDGITGMHRLPPININKFSGENNEQQHLRLWQTAAKVMGVVQ